From Zea mays cultivar B73 chromosome 3, Zm-B73-REFERENCE-NAM-5.0, whole genome shotgun sequence:
GGAAACAGGAGAGGGTTTATTCCGTCCGTTTTTGCGGGATCCCGTTTTTTTCCGGATTGAACCCGTATTTATTCCGTATTTGATAAATATAGGATGAGCCTAATATGCATTAGTATATAAACTAAAGTCTCGTGTCTTTAGGTGACAAATTACAACATAAATGACCATTGTAACCATCAGCTCTTTTCAATGACAAGTGGTCTAAAGTCTTAAACAACATCGGATGTAACTAAATGTACACTATtagcaaccaaacaacaatagaatgttgtctctctatatctatttgttttatgttattgTCCTGTCAATCAATCACAAGTCAAACATCAATACCATTCCTATTTGTATTAAATTATGAGTTTCCGTTAGTATTTTTGTTTACGTTCGTTTTTGCAATTCCGTTTATCCCGCTCCGTTTTCGTTCCCGACTATTCCGTACCCGATCTCGTTTCCGAAGATAAAATACGGATACAGAAACGAGAGAGTGGTTTTTCCATCTGTTTTCATCCctatatgtgatgacatgtatgtgcatgtgtgcaTCACTACTCACATAAACAGTAAACAACTATAAAACATGCACAAATGCAAAGAACAGAGTGTACCCTGCGGAAGTACCGATTTTCAAGGCATTAGTGACTCCATTTACGAGACATCACATGTatatgttcgatgtagtcgtacaAAGTCGATGCAGGCATATGTACGTAGTGTATTTCCTTGAACAACGTCGACGATGAACCAGATCAGCGTTGGTCAAGCAGAAAAAGCAAGCAAtcgcgagtacgctccccaaaaatctgatcgTCCGCACACTCGTGCAAGTGTACCTCTGCGGACGGCGATTTCAGAGGCCTGCTCACCCACTCGCTCTATGCTCGCAGATGGTGGGACGGGAATGGACTGAATACAACGCGTCTAAGAGGTTGTTCACGTCGCCAGAAGAGCGTCAACATCCTTTATATTTATACACGCGCAGAGGGAGGGGAACGGAAAGTAACGGTCGCCATAAGAGCTAGAAACTGACAGCCATTTCAGCCCGcccgttactagccataagacaTGAAGCGGACGGTCATCACTGCAGTCAAAATGCGGAATTGTTGCGAAGAAATATTcagaccaaggtccgatctaccacagGCACGGCCTAGCCCTACCGGCGGGGCACGACAGTCCTTCATACTTTTCTCACCTTCTTAATGTCCTTCATACTTTTCTCAACTTCTTAATATCACCGTCCTTCGTACTTTTCTCAACTTCTTAATATCACCGATGGTCCatgtatttaagttgattgatttgttcTTACTTCGAGTATGGTACTAAATTATTAGTACACCATAACATTAAAATGGGTCATTAGCATTaaatattattgaatattaatttgggccaagcccacatgAATCCAACATATTAAGGTCTTTTTTGGTTATTTCTATCATATGGATTGAATGAGATTGGAAAAATGTTAAATATAACTTATTTAGGATTTAAACCAACTCAGCCCCGTCTAATTCTAATTACTAAGTTCATTACAAAATGGCGTTTGAAACGATAGACAAGCATAAGTAAGCTATGAAGatactctagaaaaacaaaattcgAGCCAGTCTCCCGATATGTGAATCCCAAAGTGTCAGGATCAGGTTATACCTCCTGTTCAAAAAAACAGAATGTTCTGAACAAACAGGTGCAACACAACAAAAGGAGACGGCTTTACCGGCGCAGGTTCCGGATGCACGTACCGAGTATCATCAGCTAGATTTTGATCTTGTTAGGTTAGAATAAAAACGAATCCAGCATCGACACACCAAGACAAGAAAAGACAAACGGCACCGAAGAAGATCACGCGAAAGGAAAATCACAGAAAACAGCACAGCACCAATCAGCTCAACGTTTTCGACCCCCCAAAAAACAATCTGCTGATGGTATCGGTTGGTCAAGCTCAATTGCTCACGCACTGCAGCACAGGTCCTCATGCAGGCAAGGCAACCGAGCATGCAGAGTTTTTCATGACATCCTCAGCAGATCAGATCACTCTCTCACAGTTCCTTCCTGACTGGAAAAGTTTCATGATGACTAAACAACTTGCCCCCCTCAAAAAGATCACCTGGATGCAGCACTACAGTCTACTGTTAATTCAAACAGCtaaaagagagaaagagaaaaagctAGATTAGCGATGATGCACCCGCACGCAGCAGTCATTAGCCGGGCACCGGTGACGGACGATGCACCGAGCGCGCCTGGGACACCGGCGGAGGCATGGAGCTCTTAGATGGACAGGTCCGGCCACCCCATGCTCCAGAACAGGCCTTCCGGCAACGCCTGGGACACCGTCGtcggctgctgatgctgctgcggtggcggtggcggcagAGCAGGGACAGAGGCGGTCGCGCGAGGCAGGGCCGCCGGCGCGAGTCCGCCCACGAGGAACTCGGCGGAGAAGTGGACGCCGACGTCGGCCCCTGGCGCGATCAGCGACGTGAAGCTGCCGCCGAGGTCCAGCAGCCGGCGGTCCGGGTCCACGGCGGCGAGCGGCGACGCCAGGGCCGGCGCGGCGAAGGACAGCCCACCGTACGGGCGCAGCAGCGAGCCGTGGAGCGCGCTCGGAGGCGGAGGCGCAGGCGGCGCCGCGGTTGCGGGCGCCGGGCCGGCGCGCTTGCGGCGGCCGGCGGGCGTGGCCTTGCGCGTGCCGCCGCCGACGGGGACGTTGCGGAGCGCTCCCCCGCGCGTCCAGTAGCGGCGGCAGGCCCGGCAGAAGTAGCGCGGCTGGGACAGGTTGTAGTTGTTGTAGTAGCAGAACTTGGTGTTGGCGGACTCGCAGCGCGGGCACGGCAGGCCCTCCGGCTCCCGCCCGCCTCCCGTGCCggtaccgccgccgccgccgccggtggcCACGGGAGCCGGCAGCGGCCTCCCGTCCGGCACCTGGCCCACCTCCGTGGCAGCGGAAGAGCGAACCatccctcctctcctctcctctcccggTTGTTGCTAGCCAAGGTCGCTCGTACGTACCAGTTGTTGGTCGATACGGTGGCAAGTGCAACTGTGCAAGGAGTGGGCTGGCGACAGGGATGGACGGACAGGCGAGGCAATTTGTAGGGGAGGCGGGAGGAAGGGTGAGGAAGAAGACAAGAGGCGGAGacgggtgtgtgtgtgtgtgtgatggAGCAGCACTGTAGCAGTAGGTAGCGGTCTTGCCGTCTTGCGGGGCCGAGAAGGAACGCTCTCGGCTGTCGGCTCTCGCTCGCAGGAAGAGAGGCAGAGGAGGGGGCAACCCCGCACCCTGACCCTGGTGGCATGGCAGGTGGCAGTCTGGCAGGGGAGGGAGGGTTTGAACAGGGGTTTGATACTTCTATTCCGGGGAAACGGAcaaggcggcggcaggggcaaagGCCGCAGCTTTGTCTCCTCACGGGGGTTGCTCCTCGCCGTTGCTGCCGGTGGCCACCACTGGCACTGTGCCCCTGTGGCAGCCAGAGCCAGTGCGTGGCGTGGTGGATCAGTGCAGTAGCGCGAGAGGTGCGGTGTTGCGCATTTCCGCTGGCCGCTCCGCCGCTTCGATGCGTTCGTTGTCTTCTTGTCTCTTGTGAATACTCGTCCACCTCCTCGCCGGTCAAAGAGAGAGGAGCAGTGCGGTGTGGGTGTGGCATCTGCAGAGCGATTCGCGGTTGCTGCGGGTGGGGGCTCTGGGCCTCTGGCCTGCAACTGCAGGAGCAGGACGGCGACGCACGGCCTGGCCGCTAGCTGTTCAGGCCAGGCTTCATCAGATCAGAGAGGACGACCACCGGACTGCTGTTTGTTTGTGTTTGATTCCCTGTCCCTTCTCCggttctccctctctctctctgtctgtcACTCAGCAAACGGCCAGCAGGCATCTTGCATGCGTGCTCCTCCTAGCTCACATGAGAATAGGACAAAAATAAGATTAGGGTTCTTTGGCTGCTCAAGTTCGCAGCCGATGTGATCTTGATATGCAGGGAGTAGTACACATCTGTTTCGCAACGGGGAGTTGCTGTTCCTGTTCTGCGGCAGAACTTGTGCCTATTTCTTCTCGACTGGACTGGACATCCTAGAACAGAATGGTCATGGGCCGGGAGAGTTGCGTGCAATGCCACACCAAGTCCAAGTGCCTGTTTTCTTGAACGGAGCGACGACGGCGAACCTTACCTGATCATCAGTGGCAGGCAGCCCATCTCCTCTCGCAAGTGTTGTGACTTTGTGAGAGCGAACCCTGCCTAGCCTTGCATGAGCTACAGCAGCTACGACAGCTCCCCTAGCCTATCCCATCCTACTCCTACCGCGCAGGTCCAGTCGTCGACCAGACCGTTCGTTGCATCGGGTCGGGgctccggccatttgcttcgtcaGGCACAGGCAGCGGCGTGGACGAACGACACGCGCTGCCGTCCTTGCTTTTGCTGCTCCTTGGTCGAGTGGTCGTGGCAGATAAGCGGATGCCCGATCACCTCAGAGCCGGTAGGGATGGGTTGCCGGTCCGTCCGCATCACGCCCGTCATGTCGCCGCTCCATCCACGGCCACGGGTCTTGAGATGGGAATGGGCCGACCCGGCGTCTGGCCTCGTACCCGGCTCCATGGGTCCGTTTGGTTGTGGACAAAAATGTCTGACCAAAACTAGCTAGTTGGTCAAACTTAGGCTAAACCAAAATTGGACTCAAGTTTAAACGTTTAGTTTGTGGTAAAAATTCAATATGGCCAAACTAAACTTTGGCAGCCGATTTGCCTACCTTGACTTTGGCCAAAAATTGGCGTGAGTTTGTATTGGCGTGGCTAAAATTTTATTGGCAAGACCAAAATTCGGTCATCAACCAAAGGCAGTTCAAAAAATTGGCGTAATTTTGTCTAAACAACATTTTTCTTTCATCGTCTATGATATCTATAACTATTATTAGCACTTCTAAAAAACTAAGCTAAAGGTTAAAAATTATCATAGTAATACATTGAGATTATTAGCGATAAAACAAATTAATTACAATTACAAGTTAACGATTATTTTAGTTTTGCCAAATTTTGGTTAAAAATATGGTGCTCCTCAATTTACTTCTGAACCATAGATGCACTTAAAAGTTATGATCAATCATAATTATCATATTTTATCTCTACTCTTTAAAGCACGGTTCTCAACCCTTGTGCGTCGCACACATATATGATTATTCCCCTCTATCGCTATAAATCACTCACGTTCTTATTGGCgttcttagggtgtgtttggttaagGAGCGAGGGGATTAGAGCGGCTCCATTTCTGTTTTCTAGATGTTTGGTTTCTAACGGAAGAGGAGTAAAACGACTCTAGATTCTATATATAGCAAATATTTGGAATGATCCCACTCCACCAAAACGATCGGATGTGAGCTCTCTTGTGAATGTGAGCGCTCTCCTTCCACTTCTCCCCTCCACACTTGTATGACTccccaaccaaacaaaaaatggagCGGTTCCGTTTCAATCGACAAACACAAAATGGAATGGTTCCATTCTCAAAAACTGGAATAGAACCACTCCATTCCAATTAGCTCCACAACCAAACACACCCATTGGTTCTTATTGTTCATATCTTCTCGTGTCTCCTCACAGCATATAGTTATTTTCCTTCCCCTGGATGAGGCTTATCTCACCAGAGCCAAAACTAATCCCGctataagggggtgtttggtttatagggactaaactttagtccctccactttattccattttagttcctaaattgttaaatagggaaactaaaatagagCTTTAACTTCCATATTtagtaatttagggactaaaatggaatgaaatggagggactaaaaattagtccctataaaccaaacaccccctaaatatcGTTCCTATCTCCTGCATCAGATGCAGAAGAAAACGTGACGTCAGAAGCCTGCAGAGGTCAGTGGAATTCCGAGGCAGTAATTCAATATCAAGCCCATCAAAAGTTCACAGCAGCAGTGAATGCCGGCATTTTTCAAGCAATGCAGTTAATGTGGTGAAATACAAATGGAGTTAACAGACCAATGCCGGAGAGACTGAGCCCTTCAGAGATTCACATGATGTTTCAGTCAGATGAGAGCTGCGATCAAAGATCATCCCAAATGCAAAGGACAGTACAAGCCATGCCAAGCGGCCACAGGGGGGGAAAGAACCACCAGGGATTGGTTTAAATCATACAATACGCTCCAGCTCCCTGGCGTAGCTGAGCGTCTGGTTGATAAGCTGCAAGGATGGGATCTCCTTGCAGGGCTGTGATTCCTTCGCCTTCTGGAAGAAGACAGCACCGTTCTTAATCTCCCATTCCGGGTGCTCCTGTTAACGATGTTCACAAGATTAGACTTACCATGACTATCATATGGTTTCGCATTGAAATACACTCAGAAAAAGGAGTGGGGTTTGGCACTGCTCTGATTCACAAAAACTAGCTTAGCTTCACCTTCACGAACTTCAAAGTAAAATAGCTCATCTTTAAAGTTGCATAGCTTTTCAAGTGTTTGGCTTGCAGACCAGCTTTAGCTTTATAAAAACGGGAGCAAAAGGGGCGCGGTGGGTatcagagaaaagaaaaaaaatgtttCGTGAGAGAAGTGTGTAACCCAAGGTGGGTAATTTCACCTCAACTTCATAAGAGAGTTGAAAACACCTATTCGTAAAGCACCCTTTTAGCTTCATAAATTTGGTGAAGTTAGGGTCAGCTTCACCTTTTTCGGTGAAGCTGAGCTGATGAAGTTGAGAGTGTTTGGCTAGAGTTTTATGAAGCTAAGCTAGATTCCGTGGAGTGAAGCAGTCCCAAACACCCCGACTAAGGTTACCTCAGTGATGTACTCGTGCAGATCTTGGTCAGAACTGAACATAAGCATTTGCTTTGCATCACTCACAGATAGAGAATCATACCCCTTTTCGCTGCACCCAGCGATCTCATCTCTGTGAAGCAGAAAAGCACATAAACATCTCCATTAAGATAAAATCAAACAATCAAATAGCCAGGAGTAAAAGATGCCCACTCACCTAACTGTTTTGGCGAGAAGGTCGATGAAGTAAACGTAGGTCTCATGTGGCACAGCCTGCCGAGCGCTTAACACTCGGTTGTAGGCACCCTCCATGAAGGATTGCTCAAGCTCTACAGCATGCTTGATGCAAGGATGCTCGAGTGCCTTGGCAGGTAAAAGCTCCAGCTCAGTGTGGAATTCGGCAATTCTATTCTGAACCAACAGCCTCAGAAGATTGAGTCCCAAAATTGGGTACTCCTCTGGCGAGGCGGGAATTATGCCACTGCATAAATAAATATCATTTGGTATCAAATTTACATCGTTTAGTATAATACAATTCTAGCATGCTCCTGAAAAAAAAACGAGAGGTAATGTTTGATTATATTCATAGTTACTTATGAATATGTTTTGGGTCCAAAAAAGTGAAGCCTACACAATTTCCAATTTGAACTCGTTTTAGCAACTGAAACCTAATAAACACTGACTCAATCTTTACCTTTCGAAACCAGAGTTCAAGCTCTACCTCTACCgtattagggcttgttcggttagctaccaatccacatggattgagtgggattgagtgggtttaaatcccaactAAGTCAAACCctttcttaattttttccaatcccatccaatccatgggtaacgggattaaccgaacaaggccttattgGGCCACGTCAGTTGCTAGTCCACTAAACAATGGATCAATTCTCAGTGCAAGATTAAATGTCGGATAACCATCAACCTATAAAGGCATAAACTAGACCTCTCGTGAATCATCATGAAATTGGCCGGTCTACAGGCCGATGCCCTCATCTcccactttgcaaagcacctctGTATACAGGAGCAGAGAAACCAACGCTCCTCCCCCACCAAGCTGCAGTGCTCAGGTCTCCAATACTACTGTACAACATGACAGTATTTATACAGGTAATTTCAACCCTTTTCTCAAATAATATGAATTCAATGATATCCATAGACATTCCACTGAACTTATTTTTGTTAGATTATATATCATGTACTCAGATCATTATAAAATCACCTCATGTATCTTAAGCAAGCTTCTATTGTACCACCACAATTTAGATTTTACATGTTAAATAATGAAAGTGCTTGTCATTCGACCAAAGTATAAATTAAGAACTCCCTATG
This genomic window contains:
- the LOC107325937 gene encoding uncharacterized protein LOC107325937, which encodes MVRSSAATEVGQVPDGRPLPAPVATGGGGGGTGTGGGREPEGLPCPRCESANTKFCYYNNYNLSQPRYFCRACRRYWTRGGALRNVPVGGGTRKATPAGRRKRAGPAPATAAPPAPPPPSALHGSLLRPYGGLSFAAPALASPLAAVDPDRRLLDLGGSFTSLIAPGADVGVHFSAEFLVGGLAPAALPRATASVPALPPPPPQQHQQPTTVSQALPEGLFWSMGWPDLSI
- the LOC100192879 gene encoding 26S proteasome non-ATPase regulatory subunit 8, which codes for MDPKMTEVTQMFARFKAAYARNDLNTCVTLLSQLKVHLTQFPSLPPLFQQTPNIVEELKLARDIYEHAVVLSVKLEDQDAFERDFCQLKPYYMDTCGIIPASPEEYPILGLNLLRLLVQNRIAEFHTELELLPAKALEHPCIKHAVELEQSFMEGAYNRVLSARQAVPHETYVYFIDLLAKTVRDEIAGCSEKGYDSLSVSDAKQMLMFSSDQDLHEYITEEHPEWEIKNGAVFFQKAKESQPCKEIPSLQLINQTLSYARELERIV